The following nucleotide sequence is from Alteromonas sp. V450.
ATATCATATTGCTCGATGGAAGTTGGCGACAAGCCTTTGGAATTATGCAACAGCATCAATGGCTACAAGCATTGCCTTCTTACCATTTTGAAGACCCGCACCCGTCAGAATATCGCATAAGGCATACATCTGTAACACACGCACTATCCACATTGGAAGCCGCAGCATTTTGCATCAGTAAACTTCGTGGAATAAATGTATCAACACTGTATCGTGCCCAAGAAAAACTACAGTCATTCTGGCAGGGTCCACCGTCCCACAGAAGAGGTGCCAACAAACATTAACGCTGCATCGGTATAAATCCATTCTGCCCAGAAATCAGTGTTATCCAATTTCTAATGGCAGGATAAGCCGAAAGGTCAAAACCACCTTCATGCGCCACATGGGTGTAAGCAAATAGAGATATGTCTGCCAGTGTTAGCGCATCGCCGAGTAAAAAGGGAGTCTTTTCGAGCTGTGTTTCCATAACTGCCAATGCTCGATAACCACCCGCCTTTTTCGATTCGAATTCAGCCTTCCTGTCATCAGGTAACCCCAAATACAAATTAATATAACGCGCTACCGCTATATACGGCTCATGACTGTACTGTTCAAAAAATTGCCATTGTAGTAGGCGCGAAAACTGGAACGTTGAAGACGGTATGAATTTTGAGTCTTGAGCTAGATAATGCAAAATAGCATTAGATTCTGAAATAACGCGACCATCATCGAGCTCTAAAATTGGAATTTTACCATTTGGCGACTTTTCCAAAAACTGAGAAGTGCGTGTTTCACCGCACATGATATCAACATCAACCCAGTCGCAATGCATTTCTAAAAAAGACAGTAGAAGCTGAAGTTTATAGCAATTACCTGAACGCTTATCGCCGTATAATTTCATTAGTGACCCCGAATTTCCATTTGAAGCATTTTTTGGTTTAGTGCTCAGTCACCAAAAATACACCCCACGATAATAAGGGTAAACACAGACAAAATAAAAGCGTTATACTCTGTCTTGTTGACAAAGCTTCGCCAAACTTTTCTTCATCATGCAGCAAACACTCAATTTCACTGCTTTTAACGTCTGTCACGCTCTCTTTAATCAGTGATTCTAATTGTGTATCTATCTCTTTTGTCAACGCGTGAGTTAGCTTCCTGATCCTGTACAAACAAATAGTAAGTGGAGTCAAAAGGAACAGAGCGAAAAAAGCGGTTAAAGCTAATATAAAAAGAAAATCAAATGTATGAATAGGCTGCTTATACCAAAAGATTGGCAAAACAAGGGTTACTGTCGATGCAGCAGCAAATGTAGTTAGCGAAACATTGATAACTTTTCGGTAAAGCTTAATGCTTGATACCGTGTCTAAATTACCTTTCGATAACAGTACCCAGAGATATTTATTGTTAGTTACTAATTGAAATAAAAAAAGTGATAGCAGCAACCAAAAGGGAATGGCACTTATTGCCACAATGAACACTTCCTTTTCATGTATACGTGTAATTACGCCTTCAACAAGCATGTATACAATCGGCATGATGAAGCCAATAGTCGTAGACCAAATAATATGCTTTTTATAGGTGTGAGCCATCTGTTGTCTGTGCGCAACAAACGTTCTCTGTTCGTTCCTGATAGAAAGAATACCAAAAAGATTGTAGGCTAAATTTTTGTGGATTGAGCGAATAGAAAAGAGAAACACGCCACTTAACAGCGACGTGCCTAGTGCTGTATTGAAGTCACGTTGCGCGTTGTTTGTCTCTATAGGCAGGCTCATAGACCCCATTGAAAAATGAACAACGACAAGAATTAGCACAAGGGCTATTGGATAAACGATATTGTCTATAAATGATGCTTTCATAACTACAATAGATTCAAATTATTAAACGAAAGCGCCATTAGACACTGCACTGAAAAAAGACCAAGTCGTCACAATTAGCATCAAGCATGCAAAAAGTCGCACTTTATCTTTTACGTTACTTATTTTCATAGAAAGCGCGGTTAACACTTCCAGTTCGCTTGCCAAGTTGTTTGCCTGATCATTTTCGCCTGACTTTATTGCTTCACTCATTTCTGTTTTAAGCGTATTGAGTCTATTGCGCTTTTCTCTTGTCCATTGACGCCGTAAGTCTTGTACAGGTCTAAAAACATAAACGCTCACTATAAACGCAAAAAAAGTAACGAATACGGTATCGATAAATGGGATACTTTTTCCAAACCAAAATATAGGGAAGAAACCGACGGCCCCAAGCGATATCGTACCATTCACAAACCCAAGACGTATCAGCGACGAAAGTGAGTTTAAATAATCATAATAATTTTTTGTCTGATTTAATATGTTGGCTTTTAGATAGCGAATATTCGATGTCACCTGGACTAAAAAAAGAAAAAATAAATGCCAGAAAATAAGCGCGTTTATCGTAATTACATATTGATGAAACTTTACATCACCAGAGAGTAAATTCTCCATGAAGACATAAACTAGTGTTACCAAAACAGCTATCATAAAACAATTTATAGCATGAAGTTTAAATGTTGAAGTAAGGGTAGTGCGATGTTCGTTAAAGCGGCTTAATTGACTGGTTTTGACAAGTATAGATATAAGCGTGCTAGCTACGTTTTGATGTATAAAGCGCAAAGAAAACCAAAAATAACCTGATAGAAACGACATACCTATTGCGGTGTTAAAGTCACGTTGCATGCGAACGTCACTTTCAAGGGGCAAAGTGAGAGAGCCTGAAATAAAATGAATAGCTAACAGTGCCAGCACAAGGAGCGTAGGGAAAAGCCCAATCGATACACCTTGGTGTATATTAGAATAAGGGGATAGCTTCATTGTTAAAATTGTTATGTATGGGTATCGCGTAGTTTATAAAGAATTCAATTGTAATTTTGTCGCGACCAAAGTCGGCTTTCGATACCTCATCAACCTTAAGGGTTACAGGCTTTCTTCGCAATAGAAATAAACGTAACATTGTGTGAATGCTTAATTTTCGGCCAAATAATAAAAAACCCGCCATTTGGCGGGTTTTTTCAAAGCTGGGCTTTTTACTTGCGTAACTTCTGAATAAGGCGAAGTTGCGCAATTGCTTCAGCAAGCTCGTGAGCTGCTTCTGCATAATTAAAGTCAGCACCTGGGTTGGCGATGTGCTCTTCTGCACGTCGTTTGGCTTCTTCTGCTGCCTGCTCGTCAAGATCTTCAGCTCGAACCGCGGTATCAGCCAGTACGGTAACGTTGTTAGGTTGCACTTCTAGTACACCACCCGCAACATAGATAACTTCTTCTTCACCGTGCTGTTTAACCAAACGCACCATACCAGGTTTAATAGCAGAGATAAGTGGCGCGTGCCCTGGGGTAATACCCAGCTCACCTTCGCTACCTGTCACCTGAATCGATTCAACGCGTCCCGAGAAAATCGCTGTCTCTGCGCTTACTACGTCCAAATGTACTGTCATTGCCATGTGAACCTCCTGATTAGGTACGTTAGCATGATGCTAGGCTAGCCACTGCTAGCCTCGTCATTATGCTTTCTTGGCTTTCTCTAGCGCTTCTTCGATAGAACCAACCATGTAGAAGGCCTGCTCTGGAAGGTGATCATACTCACCGTCTAGAATGCCTTTAAAGCCACTGATTGTGTCTTTTAGCGATACATATTTACCAGGTGCACCGGTAAATACTTCTGCTACGAAGAACGGCTGAGATAGGAAACGCTGAATCTTACGAGCACGTGATACCACTTGCTTGTCTTCTTCAGATAGTTCGTCCATACCTAGGATCGCGATGATGTCTTTCAACTCTTTATAGCGCTGAAGAACAGTCTGTACGCCACGTGCTACGTCGTAGTGCTCTTGACCAATTACTAGCGGGTCTAGCTGACGAGACGTTGAATCTAGAGGGTCTACCGCAGGGTAGATACCTAGAGACGCGATATCACGAGAAAGTACTACCGTTGCATCCAAGTGAGCAAAGGTTGTCGCTGGAGATGGGTCAGTCAAGTCATCCGCAGGTACGTATACCGCTTGGATTGACGTGATTGAGCCAGTCTTCGTTGACGTAATACGTTCCTGAAGTACACCCATCTCTTCTGCAAGCGTAGGCTGGTAACCTACCGCAGAAGGCATACGACCTAGAAGTGCTGATACCTCAGTACCTGCTAGGGTATAACGATAGATGTTATCTACGAAGAATAGAACGTCACGGCCTTCGTCACGGAACTTCTCAGCCATTGTTAGACCGGTAAGTGCAACACGTAGACGGTTACCCGGTGGCTCGTTCATCTGACCGTATACAAGCGATACTTTATCAAGTACGTTTGATTCGTTCATTTCGTGATAGAAGTCGTTACCCTCACGCGTACGCTCACCAACACCAGCGAATACTGAGAAACCGCTGTGCTCGATTGCGATGTTACGGATAAGTTCCATCATGTTTACGGTTTTACCTACACCCGCACCACCGAATAGACCAACTTTACCACCCTTAGCGAATGGACAAACCAAGTCGATTACTTTGATACCAGTTTCTAGTAGTTCTACCGAGCTAGACTGATCTTCGTAGCTAGGCGCTTCACGGTGAATAGACATACGCTCTTCTTCACCAATTGGGCCTGCTTCGTCGATTGGGTTACCCAATACGTCCATGATACGACCAAGTGTCTTCGTACCAACTGGAACCATGATTGGGTTACCGGTATTTTCTACTGCAAGACCACGTTTTAGTCCGTCAGTAGTACCTAGTGCGATGCCACGAACAACACCACCACCTAATTGCTGTTGCACTTCCAGGGTTAGACCTGACAAGTCACCTTCGGTAACTTGTAGTGCGTCATAAACTCTTGGTACCGCATCTTGTGGAAATTCAATATCCACAACGGCGCCAATGATTTGGACGACCTTACCTTGACTCATAATTTGTCCTCGTTATCTCTTTTAAACCTTTGCCTACACCGCTGCGGCACCGCTCACAATCTCACTGATTTCTTGTGTGATTGCAGCCTGACGCGCTTTGTTATATACCAGTTGTAACTCATCAATGAGGTTACCGGCGTTGTCGGTTGCTGCCTTCATGGCAACCATTCGCGCAGCTTGTTCTGACGCCGCGTTTTCTACAACACCCTGATACACCTGAGACTCAATGTAACGAACCATTAGTGCTTCCAAAATTTCTTTTGGATCTGGCTCGTAGATGTAGTCCCAACGATGTTGATATTCTTCGTCTTCTGACTTTGGCAAAGGCAATAACTGATTGATCACAGGTTTCTGTGTCATGGTGTTAACGAAGTCATTGAATACCAAGAATACTCGGTCAATTTGTCCTTCGTCGTACGCTTTAAGCATAACGCGTACAACACCCACTACATCGCTCACAGACGGCTTGTCACCTAAACCAGATTCAGCAGCAAGCAACTTGCCACCAAAGCGGTTGAAGAAACTGCACGCTTTAGAACCTAATGCAGCGAAATCCACTTCTACACCCTGTTCACGCCATTTTTTGACGTCTTGAGTGACGAGCTTAAATTCATTGGTGTTCAAGCCACCACATAAGCCTCGGTCAGTGGAAATCACAATGTAACCGACGCGCTTGACTTCACGCTCTTCCAAATAAGGATGGCGATATTCAAGGTTACCGTTTGCAATGTGACCAATCACTTTAAGCATATTTTGTGCATATGGACGGCCAGAAGCCATGCGTTCCTGCGCCTTTTTCATTTTAGACGCAGCAACCATTTCCATCGCACTGGTAATCTTCTGAGTATTTTTGATACTCCCAATCTTACCTTTTATTTCTTTACCGCTGGCCATGACTATCTCTCCGATTACTCAACGAATTGCGCTGGTGGTTAAACACCAGCACCATTGATTACCAAGTTTGTGTCGCTTTAAACGTTGTTAAAGCGTCGTTCAACTTAGAGGCAATCTCGTCGTTGTAGTTACCTGATTCGTTGATAGTCTTCATAAGGTCAGCGTGTTCGCTGTTCATGTAAGAGTGAAGAGCGGCTTCAAAATCTAGGATTTTGTTAAGCTCGATACCCTTAAGGAAACCTTTTTCTACCGCGAACAGAGATACACCCATATCAGCAATTGAAAGTGGTGCGTACTGCTTCTGCTTCATAAGCTCAGTTACGCGCTCACCGTGCTCAAGTTGCTCACGAGTTGCGTCATCAAGGTCAGAAGCAAACTGCGAGAACGCCGCAAGTTCACGATACTGAGCTAGGGCTAGACGAATACCGCCACCCAACTTCTTGATGATTTTAGTCTGTGCAGCACCACCAACACGAGATACCGAGATACCAGCGTTAACCGCTGGACGGATACCTGCGTTAAACAAGTCAGTTTCTAGGAAGATCTGACCGTCGGTAATTGAGATTACGTTAGTTGGTACGAATGCAGATACGTCACCAGCTTGCGTTTCAATAATAGGAAGCGCAGTCAATGAACCTGTCTTACCTTTCACTTCGCCGTTTGTGTAACGCTCAACGTATTGCTCGTTTACACGTGCAGCACGTTCTAGTAGACGTGAGTGAAGGTAGAATACGTCACCTGGGTAAGCTTCACGGCCTGGTGGACGCTTAAGTAGTAGTGAAATTTGACGATAAGCAACAGCTTGCTTAGACAAATCATCGTATACGATTAGCGCGTCTTCACCGCGGTCGCGGAAGAATTCACCCATAGTACAACCAGAGTAAGGCGCTAGATATTGAAGCGCAGCAGACTCAGATGCAGATGCTGCAACCACGATAGTGTGGTCAAGTGCACCGTGCTCTTCTAGTTTACGTACTACGTTAGCGATAGTAGATGCTTTCTGACCAACCGCTACGTACACACATTTAATGCCTGTACCTTTTTGGTTGATGATAGCGTCAACAGCCATTGCTGTTTTACCGCACTGACGGTCACCGATGATAAGCTCACGCTGACCACGACCTACTGGGATCATGGCGTCAACTGACTTATAACCAGTTTGTACTGGTTGGTCTACCGATTGACGCTCGATTACGCCAGGTGCAATTTTTTCAACTGGCTCAAAACCAGCAGCGTCGATTGCGCCTTTACCATCGATAGGCTCACCTAGTGTGTTAACAACACGACCTAGTAGTGCATTACCTACTGGTACTTCAAGAATACGACCAGTAGATT
It contains:
- a CDS encoding glutathione S-transferase family protein yields the protein MKLYGDKRSGNCYKLQLLLSFLEMHCDWVDVDIMCGETRTSQFLEKSPNGKIPILELDDGRVISESNAILHYLAQDSKFIPSSTFQFSRLLQWQFFEQYSHEPYIAVARYINLYLGLPDDRKAEFESKKAGGYRALAVMETQLEKTPFLLGDALTLADISLFAYTHVAHEGGFDLSAYPAIRNWITLISGQNGFIPMQR
- the atpG gene encoding F0F1 ATP synthase subunit gamma, with translation MASGKEIKGKIGSIKNTQKITSAMEMVAASKMKKAQERMASGRPYAQNMLKVIGHIANGNLEYRHPYLEEREVKRVGYIVISTDRGLCGGLNTNEFKLVTQDVKKWREQGVEVDFAALGSKACSFFNRFGGKLLAAESGLGDKPSVSDVVGVVRVMLKAYDEGQIDRVFLVFNDFVNTMTQKPVINQLLPLPKSEDEEYQHRWDYIYEPDPKEILEALMVRYIESQVYQGVVENAASEQAARMVAMKAATDNAGNLIDELQLVYNKARQAAITQEISEIVSGAAAV
- the atpD gene encoding F0F1 ATP synthase subunit beta produces the protein MSQGKVVQIIGAVVDIEFPQDAVPRVYDALQVTEGDLSGLTLEVQQQLGGGVVRGIALGTTDGLKRGLAVENTGNPIMVPVGTKTLGRIMDVLGNPIDEAGPIGEEERMSIHREAPSYEDQSSSVELLETGIKVIDLVCPFAKGGKVGLFGGAGVGKTVNMMELIRNIAIEHSGFSVFAGVGERTREGNDFYHEMNESNVLDKVSLVYGQMNEPPGNRLRVALTGLTMAEKFRDEGRDVLFFVDNIYRYTLAGTEVSALLGRMPSAVGYQPTLAEEMGVLQERITSTKTGSITSIQAVYVPADDLTDPSPATTFAHLDATVVLSRDIASLGIYPAVDPLDSTSRQLDPLVIGQEHYDVARGVQTVLQRYKELKDIIAILGMDELSEEDKQVVSRARKIQRFLSQPFFVAEVFTGAPGKYVSLKDTISGFKGILDGEYDHLPEQAFYMVGSIEEALEKAKKA
- a CDS encoding F0F1 ATP synthase subunit epsilon → MAMTVHLDVVSAETAIFSGRVESIQVTGSEGELGITPGHAPLISAIKPGMVRLVKQHGEEEVIYVAGGVLEVQPNNVTVLADTAVRAEDLDEQAAEEAKRRAEEHIANPGADFNYAEAAHELAEAIAQLRLIQKLRK
- the atpA gene encoding F0F1 ATP synthase subunit alpha; the protein is MQLNSTEIAELIKKRIEQFNVSSEARNEGTIVAVTDGIIRIHGLADVMQGEMIELPGSRYAIALNLERDSVGAVVMGPYADLKEGDKVQSTGRILEVPVGNALLGRVVNTLGEPIDGKGAIDAAGFEPVEKIAPGVIERQSVDQPVQTGYKSVDAMIPVGRGQRELIIGDRQCGKTAMAVDAIINQKGTGIKCVYVAVGQKASTIANVVRKLEEHGALDHTIVVAASASESAALQYLAPYSGCTMGEFFRDRGEDALIVYDDLSKQAVAYRQISLLLKRPPGREAYPGDVFYLHSRLLERAARVNEQYVERYTNGEVKGKTGSLTALPIIETQAGDVSAFVPTNVISITDGQIFLETDLFNAGIRPAVNAGISVSRVGGAAQTKIIKKLGGGIRLALAQYRELAAFSQFASDLDDATREQLEHGERVTELMKQKQYAPLSIADMGVSLFAVEKGFLKGIELNKILDFEAALHSYMNSEHADLMKTINESGNYNDEIASKLNDALTTFKATQTW